The region tctCACATTTACGTATATTTCACAAGCCAATGAACATCCCATTTGTTACTCGCTTATTAATGTTACAATTTTCGCtgaattcaaaataattttataacaaatggTCTGTACGAAGAGACGGTGCAGTTCTCTAATGTTGACATGCAGCGCTTTTCATGATGATGTACAGGCGATTTGAAATACAGACAGGTATTCATAAATTCTATCCTtggatataaaacaaaatattaattcaccCATTTTACGACTAAATGACTTAAACATAATGCCATTAGCTGCGACCCCAATAATTAATTTCGTGTTGATAAGAGATTACATTGGATTTAAAACTGACCATTCAACGACTAggaattatttgaatttaattgcTATAAATCCCCTACTGCATATTATCTCCTTAATTAGCTTGAATAAGTgtttacaaaaacattatttaacgtCCAATAACGATCGGAATTATCCGGGAATAACAGGCTGGATCATAGTTGTGTGTCACGGTATTTATGAACACGACGCGCAGCCATTCAATTCGCACAATtgcaatattttttataaatctgTCGAAACGTTTCGCATATTATACAACTTCCATATTAGAGTAAATCTGTTTGGCTCGACGGTAACGCCAGTGATTTGTATTTGAGGGTTATATCCTGATTGATTGTCATTAGTCAACTTTCACCACTATCCCTCGTTCCTCTTTTTTCACTACTTCCATTTTCTTCAATAATGATCATTacccattcatccatttattcatgtaCTATTCATTCTGCATTTATAGTCCTTTACACCATACCACTAATTAATAATCAAAATTACACATGTTACAAAAAAAGGACttgaatatttacaaactaaAAATGTCATTTGCGTATGTATGtctatatagcctattatataatgtgtgtatTTCATATGTATATATAAGCTGGATGGTAACATCTGCACAAATTTAAAGAGATTTACATGTTAAACATAACAACACTTTTATTACACTtctccttcgatgaagcaccgttaagcaggaaaaaaataatctttgcccaatgtttactGCTCTTCATCGCGGTAATGGCCTGAAAGAAAAGGCACATAGGTAAatataatctgaacagttaatatcttgaatattttttttgcaaattaaatcgtttagccatgaatttaaattgaatagtcgcgaaaatcgttgaaataaatcttgctactcacaagcaaacgttctgatgggggcagataaaaaagttaaatttttttcttccaccatgttaataatgtcaaaagaagtgcttatacaaattttggctactcgaccgcaattacgagggccgtaaaaaaataagttcgccaggggccgctaacagaaaaaagaaaacacaatttcattggagaaatttattggaacggacacagcaattgttgagctacttttcaacatattttccatcggaattgagatatttctcatatcatgggatcgacagagagaggtgcagatgcagtcaaacgctggttccgatctgaggcggctgacttctacaacacaaaaattgatcccatggtatgacaaatgtctcaattccatttGGGGAtaagttgacaaatagcgcaacaatttctgcatctgtttcaataaatatttccatgcaattgtgcttttttctataaacgccacagggaaaatcactttctggacggcctcgtaattgcggtcgagtgaccaaaatttgtataagcacttcttttgacattattgacatggtggaagaaaaaaatttaacttttttatctgcccccatcagaatgttcgcTTGTCAGCGCACGTCAGcgtcaccgactgagtacagcaaaGGGGatgggaaggtaaggagtgcaggtcgCGCTTgattagagttattgcagcagccatAATGTTTCCAAATGCAACATAACGATTTTCTATAAagggtgaatgttagagaaaaaaacttatttagatttttcaaatctctgcTCATGatgtattaccagtttcattttggtacaGAGGTCACCATGCATCCTGTATATAGGCTACACACATAGACACGAGATTAATTTTGTAATATCCACTGCttatgtccattacataaaagTACACTAAAATATGATCATAAATGTATGTCGTATTAATTATTTGTCGACATTATTTTAGTccaaaaacacgaattttatacTCAGATTTTTACGTCGACTCTAAGAACGTCGTCcattcctgtggagtaacggttatcgcatttggccgcaaaaccaggtggcccgggttcgaaacccgatagggacaagttacctggttcagggcttttccggggttttccctcaacccaatacgaacaaatgctgggtaactttcggtgttggaccctggactcatttcaccggcattatcaccttcatttcattcagacgctaaataaccagagatgttgatacagcgtcgtgaaataattcaataaaataaaataaatctaggAATGTCCAATACATTATGTCCATATGGAACATTTACGTCCACTTTACTTAAAAAATTAGGTACTCGCTGTCTTCTGTTCCTTATTTATGTTATataggggaatatggggcaggacggggtatagcctctatcttcccaacaagtagtgtaatctaccgaatttttttagaacttcgtcaactcatgtaaatatatcatcacacaatACTTAttgccattccttgcatctgttgtatgttattcagttgctgcatcatattgtaacattcatttgcaactttaaagtgttctcttgtcacacgtaagtagaaatgagatttatttagataatctattttaatgtcatattatagagtgcttacctggcgtttaattccgaaactttcttaaatttcgtgcgttatttttcctgccaatacctcataacttagaaattgtgactgtggggcaaaacggagtggggcataacagggcagtaccccgtcctgtcccacgtcatatttaattaaatttcacctcttgtaatgggttgttcgctctgttgtttgtcagaagaaggttggattagatgcgtatcatgtctgaaatgggctcacaattgcTGCGCAGGAGTTGACtgtgaagacgaggatgccacgcacatttgcgtatttttcgaatgactttttctcaagtaaacttgtaaaatgttgtagtattcacactttcagtatataatttttgtcacttttgccatttaattattacaaaaaatagataccccattttgccccataattggggcagaacggggcaaaacacacatttcgaaaaactaatttatttgaaggttataatgaccggatttcacccgaagtgcatattttttttacttgtttacagtgtaataaaagcatacatgtcataaaacccatacatttacattatttgataccaaataaaagcattcaaacattaactaccccgtcctgccccatgttcccctactTCAAACGATAACTAATAGCTTTAGGATAAGTTGCGATGTCACCGCCCTCCTTGTGGTGGTTGCAATTCTGAATAATTTGGTCCATTTTTCTCAAGTTTACCAGATACAATTGTTTAACCGCCAGGCAATTGGGTTAATTAATCATTTCATTATTCGTTCGGTCCTCCTCATTGaattccatgaatttccagaCCGATGAGTGTTGTGCGACGATGCGTTTTTGAAAGTGATTTTTCCATCCTTCGACTACGTTATTTGTTCGATGTCCTGTCTCAACCTGATTGTGAGTATTCCATATTCTACGTGAAAAATTTGGCTGGCATTGCTCTTCTCTTTCCTCGAGATGTTCCTCTTATGTAAGCCCTTTCTATGTACAATGTTAGaatggacataaataaaaatggACATAAGAGTGTGTGGGCATATTTAATATGGAACTAAAAAGGTGTTCATAAATAATGTgaacaaaaatgaaactgaacgTAAATTCGTATGGACATATGTAGATTACATGGATATGGATTACGGCAATATCATTctacagaaacaaaaattaaaatctctccacgtaaattatatatatttttcttattaagACCTTACTCCTTTTCACAGTGGATTGGAAGGAAcagatggggatcctaaagaaaataggtgtggattggaaaaagagaagactgttcagtaatctttatatcaaACAAAGGGTCAGAGTCAGGAGAGaataaatgtctgaaggaagtgaaattgggaaagAAGTACGTCAACGATGCCCTTTATcacatacccttttcaacatctacttggaggatttagtaaagaactattttaataacatgggaggagtgatagtaggaggaagaataataaagtgcatacgatttgctgatgatatggcgttgttagcaaaggAGGAGATGAGAAtaagggatatactactggagctgAGTGACAGCTGTGtgaagtatgggatgaagataaatgccaactagacgaagaccatggtcatagggagaaaaataaagaaggtaaagttgcgaattgaaaatgaggcagtagaacaagtgaacagcttcaaatacttggggtgcactataagcagtaatacgAGATGCTGCCAGAAGTCAAAAGgatgatagcaatggcaaagaaagcgtttaatagaaaaaggaacatctacggacctctggaaaaagaactaaggcaaagactagtgaagtgttttctaTGGATTGtgacattgtatgaggcagaaagataaacattacgactaagtgaagagaagcgactagcatttgaaatgtggacatggagaagaatggaacgtgtgaagtggacagacagaataagaaacgaagctgtgttggaaagagtgggtgaagaaagaatgatgctgaaactgaccaggaagaggaaaaggaattagttggggcactggctgagaagaaactggctacagaaggatgcattggaaagaatggtgaacgggagaagagttccgggcagaagaagatatcagatgatagacaacactaagatatatggatcataatatgaggagacaaagaggaaggcagaaaatatgaaaaattggagaaagctggaaaagaagttaaaatcttctattaactttacttaaattaatacacttaaaccaacaataaaaacaaataaatcttaatacccccaaaaaaaatagtaaataatttaatgaacattGTCGCTATTATTATGATAATTGTTGACAATGTTATCTTGTAATCAACAAAATTGGATCAAGTATTCATAAGTAAATGTATATTAAgcaaaaagagttaattaattcttccaatcaccccaacaaaatatatcaaatattaaataaaataaagaaacaaaacaaacaaaataatatatataaactctttttcagtgaaagacctgcccttgggcataatactgaatgaatgaattaaataattaattaattaaccccTTACTTCATTTTATTCCTTAAacaatatcacttcggaaaaaaTTCCTGCGATTAGTATCATTATTGCATCGAAATGCTTTTAATGAAGTAAGCATAAGTCTatgtactttatatttatatatatatatatatatatatatatatatatatatatatatatatatatacacatatacacactgTTTTTATCCAGTATAATTTTACATCCATTTACCATACATTCTATTTTATATGTGACAGAAAAATTtcataatgcataataaataactcgcctctggaattcgttacctaatgacgtcagggactgccggactttataacaattcaaaattaaattggaaacttTTGTCTGAGTTAATGTtattaggtattgctagaagtattgatttgtgatttttttttctttttctttttcaatctagattaaaattccaagtttcttgtaaatgttagttaattagtagggatattattaattttgatacttaatcactcatttaaagtttgtgtgactgcaacctgtgtatgtttttgtgtggctttactttgtttatagtgtttttctctctctctctctctctctctctttatttcttgtgtagctttattttgtatatagtgtatttttttctgtttatttgtattattgtatttgtattcctggtgttgtggaagagaaggcctggtggccttaactacaccagaataaataaataaagtaataataataattaattaataaatatgaaaacgtaattatttattttatattttgtaagattTCGCTTTAATAGCTGTTTTTTTTTGCGTCTGTGGCTAAAGCCCAAGTTCACTTCTCTTCCATCCCCGTTACCCGGACTCGATTCTCGACCATGTCATGATataatttatggtggacaaagcagacgtcgCAGAGAATTTTTCGCAGGGTTTTTCGATGCTAATAGTTTATATTAAGGGCTTCGGATTATGAGCCTTGGGACTTGTCAAATACTTCTCTGAttatgggacctggctctatcagggctgAAGCAAGATGGCTCATCTGTCAGCATTGCATTCAGAAATAGCACCCAGACCATCTTTGGCACTTACACAATCTTCTCACATACAGGGCGCTCAATGGGCCAAAGCAAACCTACAGCAAGTAGAAAGACCCGTTCCGGGTACGGCTCTCGGAAAGCCAATCAATTGTTTAGTTGCATTCAAAATAACTTTATTAAATCGATAGGCGTGttattaaatgcataaattaaTTTACAGTTAGTGAAGgtagagaaataaaatatacaaaagtggaaaattaaaaaatatagataTCCGGTTGAGTAGCCTGTTGAAACAGCACATGAATATATGCATGTATGAGTagatataaaagtaaataatcaGTAAATTGTTGGATGGGTGTAGACTAAACAGTGTAACTGAATCATTAAACAATGTTACATAATAGAAAATATAATGagttaataaagacaaaaattaaaatctatcCATGGTATTTGTaggatttgtttttattaaacgattacattattttattcgcTAAAGAATATGACTCGAAAATAATTTCtgccaatattttcattattccaCCCAAATGCTTTTAATGTAACAATCAGAAGGAATATGTGTTTTCAAAAACAGATATGCAGTATTTCACTTGAGTTTTGCTATCTTTCAtaagtaatattttttcataagaataatgacaattacattgattttctgaatatttatataaatagaaatccaattcactatgggctaaagcaaggagatgcactatcacctttactttttaactttgctctagagtatgtcataaggaaagttcaggatagcagaaagggtttggaattgaacgggttacatcagctgtttgtctatgcggatgacgtgaatatgttaggagaaaatccacaaacgattagggaaagcacgggaattttactggaagcaagtaaagagataggtttggaaataaatcccgaaaaagacaaagtatatgattatgtctcatgacgagaatattgtacgaaatggaaatataaaaaatggaaatgtatcttttgaagaggtggagaagttcaaatatcttggagcaacaataacaaatataaatgatactcgcgaggaaattaaacacaataaatatggaaatgcctattattattcggttgagaagcttttatcatctagtctgctgtcaaaaaaaacctgaaagttagaatttataaaacagttttattaccggctgtttttatggttgtgaaacttggactctcactttgaaagaggaacataggttaagggtgtttgagaataaggttcttaggaaaatatttggagctaagagggatgaagttagaggagaatggagaaagttacacaacaggactgcacgcattgtattcttcacctgacataattaggaacatcaaatccacacgtttgaaatgggcagggcgtgtagcacgtatgggcgaatctaggaatgcatatagagtgttagttgagaggccggagggaaaaagacctttagggaggccgagacgtagatgggaagataataataaaatagatttgagggaggtgggatatgatgatagagaatggattaatcttcctcaggatagggactaatttcgggcttatgtaagggcggcaatgaatctccgggtccttaaaagccagtaagtaaataagtatataaatagaaatatgaaagtAGGGAACAGAAGATATAATAAACACGAGTATTGCTTTTTAAAAGTGatgtattttcttttaagttGTTACAtctaacaacaagaacaacaagaaTTAACAATCAACAAAacaacataaataacaatattagaGCTCGCAACGTTCTCAATTTCAGTACCAATGAGCAACTTTTTCTTACAACAATTCGAAGTCGATGTAAAATTACTTTATGCAGTTATCCGCAATTTTTGTCTTGTGAGCTTAAACGTATGAATGTGGCCAGCATTACAAGCCCAGACCGTGACAAGCAAGTCGGGAAAGTCACGCCTCTCAAACGTGTTAACTGGATGAGGAAACCAACGATGCTTTCATCTGACTTAGTGGTGGTGACCACCTCCGCCGCCACCGCCGCCACCATGACCGCTGCTATAGCCCCAGTGTTTGCCATCAGAGTGTCCACCCTTCTTTCCATAATCCTCATGGTGTCCATGATGTTCTTCGTGTCCATGGTGTCCCTTAAATCCTTTGTGTTCGTCCTCGTAGTGTCCCTTGTCGTGATGTCCTTTCTTTCCATAGTGATCGTCATGGTAGCCTGATTTGTGGTGTCCGCCCTTCTTGTGACCACCTTCTTTCTTCTCGTGATGTGCGTGGAAGTCTCCGTGCTTGCTGTGGTGACCACCCTTATGGTAATCGTCATAGAATTTATGTTCCTTATGATATTCGTCCTTGTGTGCCTTATGGTGGTATCCGTGGGTCTTGTGTCCTTTCTTGTGGCCACCCTTCTCTCCGTATTTTGCTCCCTTGTGGCCCTTCTCCCCCTTGTGATGCTCACCATAGTGTCCAGCTTCATCGTGATGTTTCTTCTTATGTCCACCATGGTCACTGTAGAAACCGCTGTGATGCTCCTTCCCATGTTTACCATGGTCGCCCTTCTCGTGGTGGTGGTGGCTCTTGTATCCCTTATCTCCCTTGTGGCCATGACTGGAGTGGTGGTCAGAGTGATGCTTGTGACCACCTCCCTTCTCGTGGTGGTGTCCGTGGTGAGATGCAGCAGTCTCGAGATCCTCTACTTCTTCCGCTACGTCTTTTGCTGGTACCAGAGCAGAACTTTCTCCTTGCAGTTCCGCATCGTGGAGACTGTCTGTGAGAACATCCAGAGAGCGGATCTCTCTGGCATCGCTTACAGATTGGTAGACGTACAGCGTCGCGATCAGTAGGAGAGCGAGACGCCAGGGGCGCCACAACGATGTAACCATGGCGACACAGCTGTTTCTTTCAGTGCTGTGCTGTTTTGTTGAAGTTACTTCTCGAACTGCCTTCCAAGCTCCACTTCTCCACTATTTATATTTTGAATGCCTACTGCATCATatgaagtactttttttttttaattccaagtgtacaaaatgatttttctccctctctctccctacCTCGCCCCCCTCTTTATCTCTTTTGTTACCATGACGAGATTCTCCGTTCAGCCGGAAAGATCTGTGGGCCGGCAAGAGAGAACTAACGGGCTGCTAAACATGGCGATAATTCCTTGTTATTTTGCACGCGTCACGCAAGCCTGGACAGCCATTCAGAACTATTGAGAGTACGCTATAATCGTTACGTGATTCGATGCAACGGTGAGAGTAATGCCATCCTCCAGGCACGTTGCGCAACTCCGTTCTTCCCTGGCAACGACGCGTTTAATGCAGCCCCCGTCCACAATTAAAATTACGGCATAAACGACATCGCTTTAGTGTTCATAGCCCATGATGATTTCActagttaatttatttaaaccTATCCGCCGCTCAAATACTGGAGTCCCTAGCTAAAAACCTATCGTATTCCTATTTGGTTCTAggataaaatatgtatatacttGAAATTGGCTGTGATACCTGTTTCATGTCTCGTCTCGTATATATGACAAATTTTGCTTTTATTTCATTCAAAAATCGCTTGCTCTATGTAAATAGGTCTGTCATTAAATGAAATCACTTCATGTTATGACGCTAAATAgcttttctgttattattttatgtgaTCTTGCGCTTATTTATAAATGATTGATATGTCTCGAAAcaattacatatattaaaaattgaaattaaaatgtttgtttaaatttttaaacaaatcagagtcctaaatataaagaaaatattttgatttaaagCGAATTAACTTCATCATGCTTTGGCACAAATGCATATTCTACGGCTCAAATGAGGTCTTATGAACCgcgtaacaaatataagtgagaaaagtttgaaaatatttcgttAGGAGGTTTTTATAAATTATCAAATATCACTTTAACGCGTAACTTTTTAAGAATAAACGTAAAAATGTGTGTTTTGTACAATGAAGACATAAAAATGTCCTAACTTTCAAAAAAATTGTTCATTAAGGTACGTACATGTACCATttaaatttcatcatcatcatcatcgtcatcatcatcatcatcatttacacttcatggtttaggcttagtgcctgttccgtcttcacattttattcaattcCACCTCTTCCtgggacgtccgacatctcttttgcctttagatTGGTACTGTTGTACCAATGCTGGAATTCTTTCGTTATCCATtcaaggtgttctttccacttttctttataatcttcaactttttcgtttatgttgtatatatttaattctttacggatatcctcatttcttatcagatcccttcttgtacatccctttactctgcgaaggaacctcatctctgcagcctgtaatttacttttatctcgttctctaattatccatgattcgcttccatatgtcaacacgggtactgccatagttttatagaactttagttttgtttcttttctagttttatttttagtgttctatttattgttccgcatatccactggaatttgcttattttgttgtcaatatctctatctacatcgtaagttatattacaacctaataatcaaaatgagatacttgttctatgggcttattatcaactattgcttttgtattatttttttttttaaatttcaaatgaatacatgtaataatgccagatttattgcattttgaatagtaaaaatttgcaaaatttgttcTGCTGAATTTAGAAAACATGTTTCTAGAGTTAAATATATAATACTAGTGCATTCaaaaagtaatgacaacatagttactgtttcacactaaatttatttaggttagttttgacattacatatttccaatatagtctcctgccatgtcaacgaTACGTTGTTAAATTCTTGTAAGACggtggactccatctgcagcagcatttctggatacctttctcactgatcaatctaaagctcttgtgatgtcaactcttgattgaaaacgAATGCCTCGCTtgcacccaacttgcaatagatCAGTAAGGTAGGACTTCTCCCCCACAGGCTTCTTGTGATGCCTtaaaacagcgtttctcaaacttttttgaagtggggaccacttttttaagccgGAACACTTCCGCGGACTACCTTTCTCTTGTTCCTTGCGAAAGcatgtttttcatttttttataaaattttaataccagtatacttatattttaaaatacttacttacttacaaatgacttttaaggaacccggaggttcattgccgccctcacataagcccgccatcggtccctatcctgtgcaagattaatccagtctctattatcatatcccacctccctcaaatccattttaatattattctcccatctacgtctcggcctccctaaaggtctttttccctccggtctcccaactaacactctatatgcatttctggattcgcccatacgtgctacatgccctgcccatctcaaacgtccggatttaatgttcctaattatgtcaggtgaagaatacaatgcgtgcagttctgtgttgtgtaactttctccattctcctgtaacttcatcccgcttagccccaaatattttcctaagcaccttattctaaaacacccttaacctatgttcctctctcaaagtgagagtccaagtttcacaaccatacagaacaaccggtaatataactgtttgataaattctaactttcagattttttgacagcagactagatgataaaagcttctcaaccgaataataacacgcattttccatatttattctgcgtttaatttcctccttatattttaaaatggaattaattaattaaaattaatttaactctattcattttgtattagtattaactaattaaggttatttaataattcaaagc is a window of Periplaneta americana isolate PAMFEO1 chromosome 12, P.americana_PAMFEO1_priV1, whole genome shotgun sequence DNA encoding:
- the LOC138710022 gene encoding histidine-rich protein PFHRP-III-like encodes the protein MVTSLWRPWRLALLLIATLYVYQSVSDAREIRSLDVLTDSLHDAELQGESSALVPAKDVAEEVEDLETAASHHGHHHEKGGGHKHHSDHHSSHGHKGDKGYKSHHHHEKGDHGKHGKEHHSGFYSDHGGHKKKHHDEAGHYGEHHKGEKGHKGAKYGEKGGHKKGHKTHGYHHKAHKDEYHKEHKFYDDYHKGGHHSKHGDFHAHHEKKEGGHKKGGHHKSGYHDDHYGKKGHHDKGHYEDEHKGFKGHHGHEEHHGHHEDYGKKGGHSDGKHWGYSSGHGGGGGGGGGHHH